A portion of the Mesobacillus sp. AQ2 genome contains these proteins:
- the eutH gene encoding ethanolamine utilization protein EutH encodes MRVKVVNTAFAVSGSFVLGSHLGFIGPVDKSSIVPMIAGKLTAGILAGNIAYFSVRE; translated from the coding sequence ATCAGAGTAAAAGTCGTTAACACCGCTTTTGCAGTCAGTGGCTCTTTTGTTCTTGGCAGTCACCTCGGATTTATAGGACCCGTTGATAAAAGCTCTATTGTCCCGATGATTGCCGGAAAACTGACAGCGGGAATTTTAGCAGGTAACATTGCCTATTTTTCTGTCAGAGAATAA
- a CDS encoding GreA/GreB family elongation factor codes for MSLSQIAHIDSIRETFLKQLVFIEENYNELNNMYLYSTPIQERVKNFLSLYISELESFIKDEDWNGPLSKVFIGTKVTVLFQDEKETEDYFISLPDHSDPDANCISFLSPVGRQLLLKNVGDEISLVVPNGTVSLSVKRIYFSGN; via the coding sequence ATGAGCCTTAGCCAGATAGCACACATTGATTCTATAAGGGAAACGTTTCTAAAGCAGCTCGTCTTTATTGAAGAGAACTATAATGAATTAAATAACATGTACCTGTATTCAACCCCAATACAGGAAAGAGTCAAGAATTTTCTAAGTCTCTATATTAGTGAATTGGAAAGCTTTATAAAAGATGAAGACTGGAATGGTCCTTTGTCAAAAGTGTTTATTGGCACAAAAGTAACTGTCCTGTTTCAAGATGAAAAGGAAACGGAAGACTACTTTATAAGCCTGCCCGATCATTCAGACCCGGATGCTAACTGTATTTCATTTTTATCACCGGTTGGAAGGCAGCTTTTGTTAAAAAATGTGGGAGATGAGATTTCTTTGGTTGTTCCCAATGGTACAGTTTCTTTATCAGTCAAAAGAATATACTTTTCTGGAAATTGA